A single Filimonas effusa DNA region contains:
- a CDS encoding glycoside hydrolase family protein translates to MTDLIRKILLAGTFVACCAVPVFTQAQDKKITLSSDGMKLLWNKQQDGWHLQSLSVKNKTGWTNLDGVNGEYTLLYTAGAPDSIVPVTYSATGQQTPFPEEQYRYIIPLWKEAIKPVPMNTAGTALHFYPAVAKQQEDNIGFSSESREAVIKTDWRFDKAYTNDILVTMSLEAKQDGFFSLATPCLSVAHNNQFNWAAIPGYFQGKAIEEDLVKAYAYGQGIPAKPVIVRERAASTLSPLVTDKQGVTVAVIPEPGIGRNPWAHDVVTQSEWLLGLSLMNRKGNISPTLYHPVLGHKGSFLRKGEKRSFTFRYTVKAADWYPVYKHAAEDIYRLKEFLHLKQTKQSLTNRVLSMHGYVTDDSTSKWEIEQYKGMEIGAQQYLGGVYGSEKDAVKNSDYGAMWMMAAMMQDSLLQQTRLPFARNFKLAQQALQHDFFNGAAAGQYYLTKSKRFTEEWGPYVEPIGTTYYMMLDIGNVLLFEPGDTALRNELRMAADKLLAWMKPAGNWAVAYDHTSTKELFTDVEDLRPTFYGLLVAYQLLGDKKYLTAACKGADWYIAHAVNEGHFLGVCGDTRFVPDFATGQSVQALLDLFRITADRKYYSAAIDAAKIYTTSIYTHPIPSLLEKKVNGVNRKDWEISQVGLSFEHGGILGSANNHGPILLASHAGMFVRLFSLTGDSLFLDMARTAAWGRDAFVDPATSVASYYWNAMNRGAGPFPHHAWWQVGWIVDYLMSEAELRSNGQVQFPRGFITPKVGPHQTYGFKEGTVFGTKAKLLLKSKMVKIDNEYIDYYAAINEKQGKLFIILLNNDDEGQHLTISLNVAEVLKGAVIRPQKTVLRTAAGKTSGLGNTNQWKLSLPAYGMNVLEINYR, encoded by the coding sequence ATGACAGATTTAATTAGAAAGATACTATTGGCTGGTACGTTTGTTGCCTGCTGTGCAGTTCCTGTCTTCACTCAGGCCCAGGATAAAAAGATAACGTTGAGTTCCGATGGCATGAAGTTGCTTTGGAACAAACAACAGGATGGATGGCACCTGCAGTCGCTTTCCGTTAAAAACAAAACGGGATGGACAAACCTGGATGGCGTTAACGGAGAATATACCCTTCTATATACTGCAGGCGCCCCGGATTCTATAGTGCCTGTTACTTACTCCGCTACCGGCCAGCAAACACCTTTTCCTGAAGAACAGTATCGCTATATTATTCCACTCTGGAAAGAAGCTATTAAACCGGTGCCCATGAATACGGCGGGCACTGCCTTACATTTTTATCCTGCTGTGGCAAAACAACAGGAAGATAATATTGGTTTCTCATCGGAATCCAGGGAAGCTGTTATTAAAACAGATTGGCGTTTTGATAAAGCTTATACAAATGATATCCTGGTTACCATGTCCCTCGAAGCAAAGCAGGATGGGTTCTTTTCACTGGCTACGCCATGTTTATCTGTTGCGCATAACAACCAGTTCAACTGGGCGGCTATCCCCGGTTATTTCCAGGGGAAAGCCATTGAGGAAGACTTGGTAAAGGCATATGCTTACGGCCAGGGTATCCCTGCGAAACCAGTGATCGTTCGTGAACGTGCTGCTTCTACTTTGTCTCCGCTGGTAACCGATAAGCAAGGTGTTACTGTCGCTGTAATTCCGGAACCCGGCATCGGCCGCAATCCCTGGGCGCATGATGTTGTTACCCAGTCTGAATGGCTGCTGGGTCTTTCTTTAATGAACCGCAAGGGAAATATCAGTCCCACCCTTTACCATCCTGTTTTAGGGCACAAAGGCTCTTTTTTAAGAAAAGGAGAGAAGCGCAGCTTTACATTTCGTTATACGGTAAAGGCAGCAGACTGGTACCCGGTGTATAAACATGCGGCGGAAGATATTTATCGCCTGAAAGAGTTTTTACATCTGAAGCAAACCAAACAATCTCTTACCAACCGTGTACTTTCTATGCATGGTTATGTTACCGATGATAGCACCTCCAAATGGGAAATAGAGCAGTATAAAGGAATGGAGATTGGGGCGCAACAGTACCTCGGCGGTGTTTATGGCTCAGAGAAAGATGCGGTGAAAAACTCCGATTACGGTGCTATGTGGATGATGGCTGCCATGATGCAGGATTCTTTATTGCAACAGACGCGACTTCCCTTCGCTCGTAATTTTAAGCTGGCACAGCAGGCGTTGCAGCATGATTTCTTCAATGGTGCGGCAGCAGGACAATATTATCTTACCAAAAGCAAACGCTTCACCGAAGAGTGGGGGCCTTATGTAGAACCTATCGGCACTACCTATTACATGATGCTGGACATAGGTAATGTATTGCTGTTTGAGCCTGGTGATACCGCATTAAGAAATGAATTGAGGATGGCTGCCGATAAGTTATTGGCCTGGATGAAACCGGCCGGTAATTGGGCAGTGGCTTATGATCATACTTCTACAAAGGAATTGTTTACCGATGTGGAGGACCTGCGGCCTACGTTTTATGGATTGCTGGTAGCTTACCAGTTACTGGGTGACAAAAAATATCTTACCGCAGCCTGCAAAGGGGCGGACTGGTATATTGCTCATGCAGTAAACGAAGGACATTTCCTGGGTGTTTGCGGCGATACACGTTTTGTTCCTGACTTTGCTACAGGCCAGAGTGTACAGGCTTTACTGGATCTGTTCAGGATTACCGCTGATAGAAAATATTACAGTGCTGCTATCGATGCAGCTAAAATATATACCACCTCCATCTATACCCATCCTATTCCGTCTTTACTGGAAAAGAAAGTAAATGGCGTTAACAGGAAAGACTGGGAGATAAGCCAGGTAGGGTTGAGTTTTGAACATGGTGGTATTCTCGGTTCTGCTAACAATCATGGTCCTATTTTGCTGGCCAGTCATGCGGGAATGTTTGTGCGCTTGTTCAGTTTAACCGGTGACTCTTTGTTTTTGGATATGGCGCGTACGGCGGCCTGGGGCAGGGATGCCTTTGTTGATCCGGCAACGAGCGTGGCGTCTTATTACTGGAATGCCATGAACCGCGGAGCCGGGCCTTTCCCGCATCACGCGTGGTGGCAGGTGGGATGGATCGTTGATTACCTGATGTCGGAAGCGGAATTGCGTTCCAACGGTCAGGTTCAGTTTCCCCGTGGGTTTATCACTCCGAAAGTGGGGCCGCATCAGACCTATGGTTTTAAAGAAGGCACTGTTTTCGGTACAAAGGCAAAGCTGCTGCTGAAAAGCAAAATGGTAAAAATCGATAACGAGTATATAGACTATTATGCAGCTATCAATGAAAAGCAAGGTAAACTGTTTATCATACTACTGAACAACGACGATGAAGGGCAGCATCTGACTATTTCCCTGAATGTCGCAGAGGTATTGAAAGGCGCTGTGATCCGCCCGCAAAAAACGGTATTACGGACAGCAGCAGGAAAGACTTCTGGGCTGGGTAATACAAACCAATGGAAGCTAAGTCTCCCTGCCTATGGTATGAATGTATTGGAAATAAACTATCGGTAA
- a CDS encoding glycoside hydrolase family protein, translated as MKRTILLIAITVCGRLFAQQSYSYLVEAEQFQVKGGWITESSGSCLGTSMLRVIGGSTAAADAFTMISVKAKGNYTVWVRSADYREKQGTRLFRLLVDEQPMEEAGKHGVEGFAWEKVGNVKLDAKEVLLRLKDTRKNFCRCDAVLLTSDAELDPNKKLVPGKITPAEIAAYRVKPVDIKLSSSVATAVTLPLVLAPEAPVIAEAGNDKVRIRFVKGGVAGNSIAAKTEFYINGSWKSPYPFYEDHKLYLLSSQKPALGFGAFYPGWNGSKAISYFMHDGKRMEVQEADDLLNPFMAGELSEAIPVEVIRVEKNKLEVKYLTRDGSIITGVWTVVPGASHVAVRLKCKAAKSGYYSMALAAFQGMAPERVSNILLPPMFQYKRLSPKPVMLVSAMMQQPLAIAETKVDSSPFSVFISGDTASFPLEWGSAGDAPMGFAIKNEQNMIQPVAFAPLLGQKDSKLNAGQVIEKDFVIGAIPAGWNDALEYISEKVYKVKDYRSQRQTSLTQAIFNIVDLLKNDDASGWSKELKGFYDIEGNPETAPTVVHCAPLALVATAVVSRDEDFYLQRSLPTIEYTLSRSGYRWATDIVPSGFNNTRKSLALDPFYSQFSTAYYEGLYRLLGEANPWLKEIGLPNGHSRGINGYAVTLPSWGQELEAYKLTGERKFLDAAKKGADGFLVSRVYSNLATPLGKAHFYNATMYAYWWDLLDLYEITNDDKYLKAAEVSAFHTIAGIRSVPQVKDSLQVIHPGNSFTGNTTLWWKGDKKYRLGFPRIPGDAPEKQVPQSLVSPVGLGFEQPFTYFDPGKTVRPVYMSSWAPHLLRLYQYTHRNIFLAYARNAVIGRFGNYPGYYATGFSDINMSDSFPYKGPDISSIYYHHIPPHLAFCSDFLVTEAIQRSEGKLSFPYVKQDGFVWFTNRIYGGGWGRMYNDKQVRLWMKKDLVSVDTPEINYITAISDSRFWVVLLSESVNNIPVKLHLSPETGVPASVTAALFSQGKNKSADLKMQGHALSVQLDAKGYAAVSFPLEQQSKKLEPIPPPVAAGMKIFDMGEPWGKVFLFRIRSPFGWDSIYGFAETAPIKGAAVSVSCNGQSLQKEQYPFEWSFYKLKADEDAMLRIKLQASDGTIKEQEWKFEGARLK; from the coding sequence ATGAAAAGAACGATTTTACTTATTGCAATAACAGTATGTGGTCGCTTATTTGCCCAGCAGTCTTACAGTTACCTTGTGGAGGCAGAGCAGTTCCAGGTAAAGGGAGGATGGATCACAGAGTCAAGTGGCAGTTGCCTGGGTACATCTATGCTTAGGGTGATAGGTGGATCTACTGCCGCTGCTGATGCTTTTACCATGATAAGCGTTAAGGCGAAAGGCAACTATACCGTATGGGTACGTTCGGCCGATTATCGTGAAAAGCAGGGCACGCGTTTATTCCGGTTATTGGTTGATGAACAGCCTATGGAAGAAGCCGGTAAACACGGTGTCGAAGGTTTTGCCTGGGAAAAGGTAGGTAATGTGAAACTCGATGCTAAAGAAGTGTTGCTGCGTTTGAAAGATACCCGTAAAAACTTTTGCAGGTGTGATGCTGTTTTGCTTACAAGCGATGCTGAACTGGATCCTAATAAAAAACTGGTGCCCGGAAAAATAACGCCGGCAGAGATAGCAGCTTACCGTGTAAAACCAGTGGATATAAAACTATCTTCATCGGTTGCTACTGCTGTTACATTGCCGCTGGTATTGGCTCCTGAGGCGCCTGTAATAGCAGAAGCGGGTAATGATAAAGTGCGTATACGTTTTGTCAAAGGAGGTGTTGCCGGTAATAGTATTGCAGCTAAAACCGAATTCTATATCAACGGCTCCTGGAAAAGTCCGTACCCTTTTTATGAAGACCATAAGTTGTACCTGCTTTCGTCGCAAAAGCCGGCGCTTGGTTTCGGCGCTTTCTATCCCGGATGGAATGGCTCCAAAGCTATCAGCTACTTTATGCACGATGGTAAAAGGATGGAGGTGCAGGAGGCGGACGATCTACTGAATCCTTTTATGGCGGGAGAGCTTAGTGAAGCAATACCGGTGGAGGTTATCAGGGTCGAAAAAAATAAGCTTGAAGTAAAATATCTTACGAGAGATGGAAGCATCATCACAGGTGTCTGGACCGTTGTACCCGGGGCATCACATGTAGCTGTGAGGCTGAAATGTAAGGCTGCCAAAAGCGGCTATTACAGTATGGCATTGGCTGCGTTCCAGGGAATGGCACCTGAGCGGGTAAGCAATATATTGCTGCCTCCTATGTTTCAATACAAAAGGCTTTCTCCAAAGCCTGTTATGCTCGTTTCTGCTATGATGCAGCAACCACTGGCGATAGCCGAAACAAAAGTAGATAGTTCCCCCTTCTCTGTTTTTATCAGTGGCGATACGGCTTCTTTTCCGCTTGAATGGGGAAGTGCCGGTGATGCGCCCATGGGCTTTGCGATAAAGAATGAACAGAACATGATACAGCCCGTGGCGTTTGCGCCTTTGCTGGGCCAAAAAGATTCTAAATTAAATGCCGGCCAGGTCATCGAAAAAGATTTTGTCATAGGTGCTATACCTGCCGGCTGGAACGATGCCCTGGAGTATATTTCTGAAAAAGTTTATAAAGTAAAAGATTACCGCAGCCAGCGACAGACTTCTTTAACGCAGGCGATCTTTAATATCGTCGACCTGTTGAAAAATGATGACGCCTCGGGCTGGAGTAAAGAACTGAAGGGGTTCTATGATATTGAAGGTAATCCTGAAACAGCGCCTACCGTAGTGCATTGTGCGCCGCTTGCTTTGGTAGCAACAGCAGTTGTTTCGCGCGATGAAGATTTTTACCTGCAAAGGTCTTTGCCTACTATCGAATATACATTGTCGCGAAGCGGTTATCGTTGGGCTACAGATATCGTTCCCAGTGGCTTTAACAACACCAGGAAGTCGCTTGCCTTGGATCCTTTCTATTCGCAGTTTTCAACAGCTTATTATGAAGGACTGTACCGTTTGCTGGGGGAGGCCAATCCCTGGCTAAAGGAAATAGGACTGCCTAACGGGCATTCCCGTGGTATCAATGGTTATGCCGTTACGTTACCTTCCTGGGGACAGGAGCTGGAAGCCTACAAGCTTACAGGGGAACGTAAATTCCTGGATGCGGCGAAAAAGGGCGCCGATGGCTTCCTTGTCAGTAGGGTGTATAGTAACCTGGCAACACCTTTGGGGAAAGCACATTTTTACAACGCTACGATGTATGCTTATTGGTGGGACCTGCTCGATCTCTACGAAATAACAAACGATGATAAATATCTCAAAGCCGCTGAAGTAAGCGCTTTTCACACCATAGCCGGCATCAGGTCGGTGCCGCAGGTCAAGGATTCATTGCAGGTGATTCACCCCGGTAATAGCTTTACCGGCAATACGACACTCTGGTGGAAAGGCGATAAAAAATACAGGCTGGGTTTCCCCCGCATACCTGGCGATGCGCCTGAAAAACAGGTGCCTCAAAGTCTGGTAAGCCCGGTAGGACTGGGTTTTGAACAGCCATTTACCTATTTTGATCCGGGTAAAACAGTACGACCTGTTTATATGAGCAGCTGGGCGCCACATCTGCTGCGATTGTACCAGTATACACACAGGAATATCTTCCTTGCCTATGCACGTAATGCCGTGATAGGCCGTTTTGGCAACTATCCGGGCTATTATGCAACCGGGTTCTCTGATATCAATATGTCCGATAGTTTTCCCTACAAGGGGCCTGATATCAGCTCCATTTATTATCACCATATCCCGCCGCACCTGGCGTTTTGTTCCGATTTCCTGGTGACGGAAGCTATACAGCGTTCCGAAGGCAAGCTGTCTTTTCCCTATGTTAAACAGGATGGTTTTGTTTGGTTTACCAATCGCATTTACGGCGGCGGATGGGGTAGAATGTATAACGATAAACAAGTGAGGTTGTGGATGAAAAAAGACCTGGTATCTGTAGATACCCCGGAAATAAATTATATCACTGCCATATCTGACAGCAGGTTTTGGGTGGTATTGTTAAGTGAATCGGTAAATAATATCCCGGTAAAGCTGCATTTGTCGCCGGAAACGGGTGTGCCTGCATCCGTTACTGCAGCTTTGTTTTCACAGGGTAAGAATAAGTCTGCCGATCTTAAAATGCAGGGGCATGCGCTTTCTGTACAACTGGATGCCAAAGGTTATGCTGCCGTTTCTTTCCCGCTGGAACAGCAATCGAAGAAACTGGAGCCGATACCTCCACCTGTTGCAGCAGGGATGAAAATATTCGATATGGGCGAACCCTGGGGTAAAGTATTTCTGTTCAGGATACGATCTCCTTTCGGATGGGATTCTATCTATGGTTTTGCTGAAACCGCGCCTATAAAAGGAGCAGCAGTATCTGTTTCCTGTAACGGGCAGTCGCTGCAAAAGGAACAGTATCCTTTTGAATGGAGTTTTTACAAGTTGAAAGCGGATGAAGACGCCATGTTGCGTATAAAGCTGCAGGCTTCGGATGGAACTATAAAAGAACAGGAATGGAAATTCGAAGGAGCACGGCTTAAATAA
- a CDS encoding DUF5017 domain-containing protein produces the protein MLKNYFHIITVISLLAACTKDEVSVPALEITTDKASYKVGDTVRFKFAGNPDNIVFWSGKTGHEYQYRDRTFLEGNKLLLKFNTYQQFGTDKNLTVKVSDNFSEVFDAANIQKATWTDITDKVTLSTGADQTPSGTVNLSDIFDGKKPVTVAFRYVTTELKASQTRWVIRTFNLDNQNAAGTITSIATMANAGWKAFSFSHTPVWSISTAQLLMRGDNLGLDDDWVFAKAVNPNAVAPDKGVAIKNVSGLLDGYAEPYTTPGTYKVTFEISNTSYKNHESALKEVTINVTP, from the coding sequence ATGCTTAAAAATTATTTCCATATCATCACTGTCATTTCGCTGCTGGCAGCCTGTACAAAAGATGAAGTTTCTGTGCCTGCGCTGGAAATCACCACCGATAAGGCATCTTATAAAGTAGGAGATACCGTAAGATTTAAGTTTGCAGGTAATCCCGATAACATTGTTTTCTGGTCCGGTAAAACGGGGCACGAATACCAGTATCGCGACAGAACTTTCCTGGAAGGAAACAAATTGCTGCTGAAGTTCAATACTTACCAGCAGTTTGGCACCGATAAGAATCTTACCGTTAAAGTCTCCGATAATTTTTCAGAGGTCTTTGATGCTGCTAATATTCAGAAAGCAACCTGGACTGATATTACCGATAAGGTAACCTTATCTACCGGTGCAGATCAGACGCCATCGGGCACCGTTAACCTCTCCGATATCTTTGATGGTAAAAAGCCGGTAACAGTAGCTTTTCGCTATGTAACCACGGAACTGAAGGCTTCGCAGACCCGATGGGTGATCAGGACATTCAATCTCGACAACCAGAATGCTGCAGGCACTATCACATCTATCGCCACCATGGCAAACGCAGGATGGAAAGCTTTTAGTTTTTCGCATACCCCCGTATGGTCTATATCAACCGCTCAACTGCTGATGCGCGGCGATAACCTGGGGCTTGATGACGATTGGGTATTTGCGAAAGCCGTAAATCCCAATGCAGTTGCACCTGATAAAGGCGTAGCCATCAAAAATGTCAGTGGCTTACTCGATGGTTATGCTGAGCCGTACACTACGCCCGGCACTTACAAAGTAACCTTCGAAATCTCCAACACTTCTTATAAAAACCATGAATCGGCGCTTAAAGAAGTAACCATCAATGTCACTCCCTAA
- a CDS encoding sodium:solute symporter family protein yields the protein MNSIIDASVIVIFSVFIMLVGISFSRTGRNLKSFFAGGEAVPWFIGGLSLFMSFFSAGTFVAWGSIAYKYGWVAVTIQWTMCIGGLVTGLYLAPKWKATGNLTAAEFIKERLGEKVQKSFIYIFMLVSLFIKGSVLYSVAKLVSSSLVFPLVPVTVVLGILMIAYTAVGGLWAVMVTDILQFVILTAAVLLIIPLAFSETGGFNAFISKVPDGFFDVVNGEYSWSFILAFALYHVFYIGGNWTFVQRYTSVDTPKSASKVAFLFAALYILSPVLWMLPPMVYKTINPSLVGLDTENAYLMVCRQVLPAGLMGLILTGMYFSTSASANTALNVVSAVFTNDIYKGSINPNASDEKLMKVARTSSWMFGFGMIVIALIVPYIGGIVEFTLSIGAITGGPLLAPPIWALFSKRISGKATIFITMVSLAVNLLFKMVFPVVLNYKLSRGNEMLLGVALPFILLLGYELYAASKGWISKEYLDMKERKALRKLQLVEVDEEEQLQVKKQNKFGLQMIAFSLAFIALLLYVLCFLTTKGTQLVAIIATIVLFCSLIPLQASRKKH from the coding sequence ATGAACTCCATTATCGATGCCTCGGTTATAGTGATCTTCTCAGTGTTTATTATGCTGGTAGGCATTTCTTTCTCGCGAACGGGCAGGAACCTGAAATCGTTTTTTGCAGGAGGGGAAGCGGTGCCTTGGTTCATCGGTGGGTTGTCGTTGTTTATGAGCTTTTTTTCAGCAGGCACTTTTGTCGCCTGGGGATCTATTGCTTATAAATATGGATGGGTGGCTGTTACCATTCAGTGGACTATGTGTATCGGGGGACTGGTAACAGGTTTGTACCTGGCTCCTAAATGGAAAGCTACAGGAAATCTTACTGCTGCGGAGTTCATTAAAGAGCGGCTTGGCGAAAAGGTGCAAAAGAGTTTTATCTACATCTTCATGCTGGTATCGTTATTCATTAAAGGTTCTGTATTATACTCTGTGGCAAAACTGGTATCGTCGTCCCTGGTTTTTCCACTGGTGCCCGTAACTGTTGTTCTTGGCATACTGATGATCGCTTATACTGCAGTTGGAGGGCTCTGGGCCGTAATGGTAACCGACATATTGCAGTTTGTAATACTCACCGCCGCGGTATTGCTTATTATACCTTTGGCCTTTAGTGAAACAGGTGGTTTCAATGCTTTCATCAGCAAAGTGCCGGACGGCTTCTTCGATGTGGTAAATGGCGAGTATTCCTGGAGTTTCATTTTGGCATTTGCATTATATCATGTGTTTTATATTGGTGGCAACTGGACGTTTGTACAGCGTTATACAAGTGTTGATACACCTAAGTCTGCTTCCAAAGTAGCTTTCCTGTTTGCGGCTTTGTATATTCTCAGTCCGGTACTGTGGATGCTGCCACCTATGGTGTATAAGACCATCAATCCTTCTCTTGTTGGCCTGGATACGGAGAATGCTTACCTGATGGTTTGCAGGCAGGTATTGCCTGCGGGACTGATGGGGCTTATTCTTACAGGTATGTATTTCTCTACATCTGCTTCGGCCAATACGGCGCTTAACGTGGTGTCGGCCGTTTTTACAAATGATATTTATAAAGGGTCGATCAATCCAAATGCTTCCGATGAGAAGCTTATGAAAGTGGCGCGCACCTCTTCATGGATGTTTGGATTTGGAATGATTGTTATAGCACTTATCGTGCCCTATATAGGCGGTATAGTGGAGTTTACCCTAAGCATAGGGGCCATTACCGGCGGCCCCTTATTGGCACCGCCCATATGGGCCCTGTTCTCTAAAAGGATCAGCGGTAAGGCTACCATTTTTATCACGATGGTTAGCCTGGCTGTGAACCTATTGTTTAAAATGGTGTTCCCTGTTGTGCTGAACTATAAATTATCGAGGGGGAATGAAATGTTACTCGGCGTGGCATTACCCTTTATCCTGCTGCTGGGTTACGAATTATATGCTGCTTCAAAGGGCTGGATAAGCAAGGAGTATCTTGATATGAAGGAACGTAAGGCCCTCCGCAAACTACAATTGGTTGAGGTGGATGAAGAAGAACAGTTGCAGGTAAAAAAGCAGAACAAGTTTGGATTGCAGATGATTGCTTTCTCCCTGGCCTTTATCGCCTTGCTTTTGTATGTGCTTTGTTTCCTTACCACCAAAGGCACACAACTGGTGGCGATCATAGCAACCATCGTTCTTTTTTGTTCCCTGATTCCTTTACAGGCTTCGCGTAAGAAGCATTAA
- a CDS encoding SGNH/GDSL hydrolase family protein, whose amino-acid sequence MKRWMLFIACMGGLMNSVRVNAQSEEEKRLIAASQADASPLYFNPDTKEVPSVEPGHFFDAKECNVRGGLPNFLTKLKAGKPVTIGYIGGSITQGAFCYRPQSAKFISSMFPGIKKTWLNAGVSGTGTDLAACRIHEQLLKYSPDLVFVEFAVNGAYAPGMEGIVRQIIRFNPNIDICFIYTLANGQTTAYQQNSIPSNIEGLEKVAEYYKLPSVHMGMEAAQLEKEGKLIWKGAADTANGRIVFSNDGIHPLHAGGNLYAAAIARAFIKMNKAVVAAPHALPAPLITDNWEDGVMIDPLTIASFDQKWTKVTTATSGLKQFAGWFPYIMKGSVPGASFSFRFKGTVFGFFDIGGPEVGQLAFAVDGKPVKLQTIAASGYRLKKVSAGGAGVADLFNSYCNNRYRGQYELIQVPDGEHEVTITISPLKSDKRAILGPKQLEDITANPGKYDQTVFYLGKILLRGTPLPPATSKPVATSK is encoded by the coding sequence ATGAAAAGATGGATGCTCTTTATTGCCTGTATGGGCGGTCTTATGAATTCGGTACGGGTAAACGCCCAGTCTGAAGAAGAGAAGCGTCTTATCGCCGCCTCCCAGGCAGATGCTTCTCCTTTGTACTTTAATCCCGATACAAAGGAAGTGCCCTCTGTTGAGCCCGGCCACTTCTTTGATGCAAAGGAATGTAATGTGCGTGGCGGATTACCTAATTTTCTTACTAAGTTAAAAGCCGGTAAACCGGTTACCATAGGTTATATCGGTGGGAGTATTACACAAGGGGCATTTTGCTACCGGCCGCAGTCGGCAAAGTTTATCAGCAGTATGTTCCCCGGTATAAAGAAAACCTGGCTGAATGCAGGCGTCTCCGGTACGGGTACCGATCTGGCAGCATGCCGTATTCATGAACAATTACTGAAATATAGTCCCGACCTGGTTTTTGTTGAGTTTGCCGTCAACGGGGCTTATGCGCCCGGCATGGAGGGTATTGTAAGGCAGATCATCCGCTTCAATCCGAATATTGATATTTGTTTTATTTATACGCTTGCCAATGGTCAAACGACAGCCTATCAGCAAAACAGCATTCCGTCTAATATAGAGGGGCTTGAAAAGGTTGCTGAATATTATAAGCTGCCTTCCGTTCATATGGGTATGGAGGCTGCTCAACTCGAAAAGGAGGGGAAACTTATCTGGAAGGGAGCTGCCGATACTGCCAATGGCAGGATTGTTTTTTCGAATGATGGTATTCATCCCTTGCATGCAGGCGGCAATCTTTATGCGGCAGCTATTGCGCGGGCTTTCATTAAAATGAATAAAGCTGTTGTTGCTGCGCCGCATGCTCTGCCTGCCCCGTTGATTACTGATAACTGGGAAGATGGTGTTATGATTGATCCGTTAACTATCGCCAGCTTTGATCAAAAATGGACAAAGGTAACAACCGCAACTTCCGGCCTGAAACAGTTTGCCGGCTGGTTTCCTTATATCATGAAAGGCAGTGTACCCGGCGCTTCTTTTTCTTTCCGGTTTAAAGGCACTGTATTCGGCTTCTTCGATATCGGCGGCCCTGAAGTAGGGCAGCTTGCCTTTGCCGTAGATGGTAAACCTGTAAAGCTGCAAACTATTGCTGCCAGCGGCTATCGCCTGAAAAAAGTGAGTGCCGGAGGGGCCGGTGTTGCCGATCTTTTCAATAGTTATTGCAACAACCGTTACAGGGGGCAATATGAGCTGATACAGGTACCTGATGGAGAACACGAAGTAACTATTACCATCTCTCCGCTGAAGTCGGATAAGCGGGCTATCCTGGGGCCTAAGCAGCTGGAGGACATTACCGCCAATCCCGGTAAATATGATCAAACAGTTTTTTACCTGGGAAAGATCTTGTTGAGGGGAACACCCTTGCCACCTGCTACATCAAAACCTGTAGCAACAAGTAAATGA